A single Hippocampus zosterae strain Florida chromosome 17, ASM2543408v3, whole genome shotgun sequence DNA region contains:
- the LOC127590431 gene encoding aconitate hydratase, mitochondrial-like — MASYCFTVTRLRLALVAGTRRLHMSAALSAKAKVAMSRFEPGSSINYEQMHENINIVRKRLNRPLTLSEKIVYGHLDDPAGQEIERGRTYLRLRPDRVAMQDATAQMAMLQFISSGLPKVAVPSTIHCDHLIEAQIGGVQDLQRAKEINQEVYNFLATAGAKYGVGFWKPGSGIIHQIILENYAYPGVMLIGTDSHTPNGGGLGCVCIGVGGADAVDVMAGIPWELKCPKVIGVKLTGSLSGWTSPKDVILKVAGILTVKGGTGAIVEYHGPGVDSISCTGMATICNMGAEIGATTSLFPFNHRMKTYLEKTGRGEIAALADKFKEDLVPDNGCEYDHNIEINLSELKPHINGPFTPDLAHPVSDIGAIAQKSGWPLEVKVGLIGSCTNSSYEDMGRAASLAKQALDKGMKCKAQFTVTPGSEQIRATIERDGYAKILSDVGGIVLANACGPCIGQWDRKDVKKGEKNTIVTSYNRNFSARNDANPATHAFVTSPEIVTALALAGTLNFNPETDYLTAPNGEKFKLEPPSGDELPSRDFDPGQDTYQHPPAEGSSVKVDVNPSSNRLQLLEPFDRWHGRDLEDMKVLIKVKGKCTTDHISAAGPWLKFRGHLDNISNNMLIGAVNTENDAVNKVKNHLTGEYDGVPDVARHYKANGVNWVVIGDENYGEGSSREHAALEPRHLGGRAIIVKSFARIHETNLKKQGLLPLTFANASDYDKILPDDHISITGLKSFAPGKPLMAVVKHRDGSQESISLNHTFNETQIEWFKAGSALNRMKELQ, encoded by the exons CTGGCCCTTGTAGCCGGTACAAGGCGGCTGCATATGTCTGCTGCCCTCAGTGCCAAGGCCAAAGTGGCTATGAGCCGCTTTGAGCCTGGTTCCAGCATTAACTACGAGCAGATGCATGAGAACATCAACATTGTGCGAAAGAG ACTCAACAGACCTCTCACTCTGTCTGAAAAGATTGTGTACGGTCATCTGGACGATCCGGCAGGGCAGGAAATTGAGCGCGGTCGCACTTACTTGCGCTTGCGTCCGGACCGCGTGGCGATGCAAGATGCTACAGCTCAAATGGCAATGCTCCAGTTCATCAGCAGCGGTCTACCCAAAGTGGCAGTGCCGTCCACCATTCACTGTGATCATCTGATTGAGGCGCAGATCGGAGGGGTTCAGGACTTGCAGAGGGCTAAG GAAATAAACCAGGAGGTTTATAATTTCCTGGCAACCGCTGGAGCCAAATACGGAGTAGGCTTCTGGAAGCCTGGTTCAGGAATCATCCATCAG ATCATCTTGGAGAACTACGCGTATCCTGGGGTGATGCTGATTGGTACCGACTCACATACTCCTAATGGTGGCGGTCTGGGTTGTGTCTGTATCGGCGTTGGTGGGGCTGATGCTGTGGATGTTATGGCCGGAATCCCCTGGGAGCTCAAGTGTCCCAAA GTAATAGGAGTGAAGCTAACAGGCTCCCTCTCAGGCTGGACGTCTCCAAAGGATGTCATCTTAAAAGTGGCCGGAATACTGACTGTTAAGGGTGGCACAGGAGCCATTGTCGAGTATCATGGGCCTGGAGTTGACTCGATTTCTTGTACAG GTATGGCCACCATCTGCAACATGGGTGCTGAAATTGGCGCCACCACATCCCTTTTCCCCTTCAACCACCGCATGAAGACTTACCTCGAGAAAACTGGTCGGGGAG AGATTGCCGCTCTCGCGGATAAGTTCAAAGAGGACTTGGTTCCTGATAATGGTTGCGAATATGACCACAACATTGAGATTAACCTGAGTGAG TTGAAGCCACACATCAATGGGCCTTTCACCCCTGACTTGGCCCACCCCGTGTCTGACATCGGTGCCATTGCTCAGAAAAGCGGCTGGCCACTCGAGGTTAAAGTCG GTCTGATTGGCAGCTGCACAAACTCAAGCTACGAGGACATGGGCAGAGCCGCCTCCCTTGCCAAGCAGGCCTTGGATAAAGGCATGAAGTGCAAGGCCCAGTTCACAGTCACCCCTGGTTCGGAGCAGATCCGTGCCACCATTGAGAGGGACGGATAT GCCAAGATCCTGAGCGACGTTGGTGGGATTGTACTAGCCAATGCATGTGGACCTTGCATCGGCCAATGGGACAG GAAGGAtgtgaaaaaaggagagaagaACACCATCGTCACTTCCTACAACAGGAATTTCAGTGCTCGCAACGATGCTAACCCAGCTACACATGCTTTTGTCACTTCACCCGAA ATTGTCACCGCTTTGGCTCTCGCCGGCACACTGAACTTCAACCCAGAGACGGACTACTTGACCGCTCCTAACGGAGAGAAATTTAAATTGGAACCCCCCAGTGGTGATGAGCTCCCCTCCCGAGACTTTGACCCTGGCCAAGATACCTACCAGCATCCTCCAGCTGAGGGCAGCTCGGTGAAG GTGGATGTAAACCCTTCCAGCAACCGCCTGCAGCTATTGGAGCCCTTTGACAGGTGGCACGGAAGAGACCTGGAAGACATGAAGGTCCTAAtaaag GTGAAGGGAAAGTGCACTACGGATCACATCAGTGCCGCCGGTCCCTGGCTGAAATTCCGCGGTCACCTCGACAACATCTCTAACAATATGCTGATCGGTGCTGTTAACACAGAGAATGATGCAGTCAACAAAGTTAAGAATCATCTTACTGGAGAGTATGATGGAGTGCCGGATGTCGCTCGCCACTACAAG GCCAATGGAGTCAACTGGGTGGTGATCGGAGATGAGAACTACGGTGAAGGATCCAGCAGAGAGCACGCAGCCCTGGAGCCTCGACACTTGGGCGGACGTGCGATCATTGTCAAAAGTTTTGCTCGAATCCACG agACCAACTTGAAGAAGCAGGGTCTGTTGCCACTTACTTTTGCCAACGCAAGTGACTATGACAAAATTCTCCCCGACGACCACATTTCAATCACCGGCCTGAAATCCTTTGCCCCTGGCAAG CCACTGATGGCGGTCGTCAAACATCGCGATGGCAGCCAAGAGTCCATCTCCCTAAACCACACTTTCAATGAGACGCAGATTGAGTGGTTCAAAGCTGGCTCTGCCCTCAACAGGATGAAGGAGCTACAGTAA